The following proteins are co-located in the Xyrauchen texanus isolate HMW12.3.18 chromosome 41, RBS_HiC_50CHRs, whole genome shotgun sequence genome:
- the bloc1s5 gene encoding biogenesis of lysosome-related organelles complex 1 subunit 5: MMEKIIKDVGDIQSRLIDHRPVLQGEIRYFLREFEEKRAFRECRLLENLNKMISDTNDHDLPQCTASMHEKLCDALTRLEAANHMAQRIQQRELEAEQSSHVQVYVERRRQDWEEFLKEQCALKEDVDEEHSKAVSRLSAQYDEMKKDLSKYSSF, from the exons ATGATGGAGAAGATTATTAAGG ATGTTGGTGATATTCAGTCCAGACTGATTGATCACAGACCAGTCCTGCAGGGAGAAATCAGATACTTCCTAAGGGAGTTTGAG GAGAAGCGTGCTTTCAGAGAGTGCCGTCTGCTTGAAAACCTGAATAAGATGATATCCGACACCAATGATCACGATCTACCGCAATGCACTGCCAGTATGCACGAGAAACTGTGTGATGCACTCACACGGC TTGAAGCAGCGAATCACATGGCTCAGAGAATCCAGCAGAGGGAGCTAGAGGCTGAACAG agCTCTCATGTCCAGGTTTATGTGGAGAGGAGGAGGCAGGACTGGGAGGAGTTTCTGAAGGAGCAGTGTGCTCTGAAGGAGGATGTGGATGAAGAGCACTCTAAAGCAGTCAGCAGACTCAGTGCTCAGTATGATGAAATGAAGAAAGACCTGAGCAAATACAGCAGCTTCTGA